In the genome of bacterium, the window GCTTACTTAATCGGTCCGTTGCGAAACTAAATTTCCACTGCGAATTTTAGGTTTCGGTCGATAATATAACTGGAAGTGGAAGTATCTGCGGGGCAAGGCGCATTAAAAAGTGACCCAGTACCAAAAGTTAAAAGTTAAGTTGCAACTTATAAAAAGAAAAACAGCATTCCCAGAATTACGTAGACTGATAAAAGCTGAAACCCTTCAAACCAATTCGATTTTCCATCACTTGAAATCTGCGTCGCAATTAAAGTTGAGAGAAAAACTGCAAGCACTTCAGCCGGGGTGAAAACTAAATCCAATGGTTTTGGACCAATAAAATGACTTGCAAAAATGAGTACCGGCGCCACAAAAAGCGCAATCTGAATACTACTGCCGACGGCGATCCCAATCGAAAGGTCCATACGGTTTTTCATTGCCACAAGTATCGCCGTGCTATGTTCGGCGGCGTTACCAACAATTGCTACAACGATCACTCCAATAAAAATCTGAGACATTCCGAGAGCATGCGCAGCATGCTCTACGGAGTGCACCAGTAATTCACTCATCCAAGCAATCAGCCCAGTGGCAATCAGTAAAATAATCAGCGATTTTTTCATCGACCAGAGATGGCCATCTTCAAGCTCTTCGGCCTTGTCCTCACCGACAAAAAGATTTTTATGGGTTTTTAATGAAAATAGTAGCCCCGCCAAATACGTGGCCATTAAGACTAAGCTAATCTCTAGACTCAAGTTCTGTTCAGATCGGCTTTCTGGGTTTGGCACTAAGTAGTGAAACGAAGTGGGTACGATTAGGGCGATACTTGAAAGTAAAAGCATTGTGCTTAAGGCTGAAGCGGCAGTTTGGTTAAACTTCTGCTCGCGGTGAAAAAGTCCACCAGCAAAAAACGAAGCCCCCAGCACTAACAAGATGTTTCCAATAATCGAACCAGTTAGCGATGCCTTGACGACTTCATGTAGACCATTCTGTAGCGCAATTAGCGCGATAATTAACTCTGCAGCGTTACCAAACGTAGCATTTAAAATCCCCCCAATGCCCTCTCCGGCACGATGCGCGATTTGCTCTGTAGCGCGACCCATCCAACCAGCAAGTGGGATAATTGCGATGCAAGACGTAACGAAGAGCAGTGCCGACTCCGGGGAAGTTGATTTTAGAAATAAGCTGATTGGAACAAATACAAGTAATGAGGAGAGGATGTAATCTTTGCCAACCATACGATGTTTCCCAATTAAATCAACATGTTAACCTGTGCCAGTAAAATTGACTCGATTTACGAGAAAATCCTAGCAACAAAATCCTATATTAATTAATCTAAACATAACAGTAGTTTTTAAGTGGTAACTTGTATGATCTCAATCAGTCTTAAATTTCCAATCAAAAACCGCCTGAGTAGGTCTCAGGGTAACGCATTAATCTCATTTGCAATCGTTCTTCCCTTGCTCGTAATTTTTATTTTTTACGGCCTCAAATACGGCATCATGACGGCTAATAAAGTAAGTGATGAAGAGGGGATTAATAATGCACTACGTGATTTTGGAGACACCAATTTAGGTGCGACTACAAGTTCTTCTAGCGGACCTGAAATTCCCAGTGCCCCCATGGGAGCTTTAAATGAATCTGGCGGCTACGGATTGGGTCAAAAGGCAGATTTCTCTGCAACTTATTTCCCTCGCGTAAGCGCAGCGTTTAGTAGTGAAGATGCTCACGGGAAACTTGCGACAACGATTGATAAATATATCCAACTTCCCGATGAGGACTCTTA includes:
- the cax gene encoding calcium/proton exchanger; amino-acid sequence: MLSSLLVFVPISLFLKSTSPESALLFVTSCIAIIPLAGWMGRATEQIAHRAGEGIGGILNATFGNAAELIIALIALQNGLHEVVKASLTGSIIGNILLVLGASFFAGGLFHREQKFNQTAASALSTMLLLSSIALIVPTSFHYLVPNPESRSEQNLSLEISLVLMATYLAGLLFSLKTHKNLFVGEDKAEELEDGHLWSMKKSLIILLIATGLIAWMSELLVHSVEHAAHALGMSQIFIGVIVVAIVGNAAEHSTAILVAMKNRMDLSIGIAVGSSIQIALFVAPVLIFASHFIGPKPLDLVFTPAEVLAVFLSTLIATQISSDGKSNWFEGFQLLSVYVILGMLFFFL